One window of the Cotesia glomerata isolate CgM1 linkage group LG10, MPM_Cglom_v2.3, whole genome shotgun sequence genome contains the following:
- the LOC123273366 gene encoding uncharacterized protein LOC123273366, giving the protein MGKCSVPFCKGKATFTFPKYEKRQILWEKAISINFQSSKSSRLWSIHFEKDLIVEKKESFYTGVTTSKKYLKPNAVPTLMLELEAEKSRRSEKIRKALFEEGSNDSSSSLPLSLLDDPMNISENIAQFDRITDKELYINNCSTISSMSYIPTDYYNIDVQMEEEVYSLPMPESSNADDMESNHVKSLGVKKQKSSAVRKKCFSSVDRITYVKGQVNSVEPEDIFLLILMKLRRNISDFGLSIYFGISEAVVRNIFNTWIHMIHQLWSLIDTWPSREVVDFYMQEGFKKLYPSTRVIVDATEIPIDKPSNLIAQQATFSTYKNKNTVKVLVGGSPDGILCYHSAAYGGSTSDRQIVERSDLVKKCQKGDSVMADRGFNVQDIFESQGVTVNIPHFLKGKQLPSVTVLSDRKLASKRVHIER; this is encoded by the exons ATGGGAAAGTGTTCAGTTCCTTTTTGTAAAGGAAAAGCTACTTTTACTTTTCCAAAATACGAAAAACGTCAGATTCTTTGGGAAAAAGCCATAAGTATCAATTTTCAATCATCAAAATCATCAAGGTTATGGTCAATCCATTTCGAAAAAgatttaattgttgaaaaaaaagagAGTTTTTATACAg GAGTCACAACATCCAAGAAGTATTTAAAACCTAATGCTGTACCAACACTTATGTTGGAGCTTGAAGCAGAAAAATCAAGGCGTTCagaaaaaattcgaaaagcTCTTTTCGAAGAAGGTTCTAACgattcatcatcatcattgcCTTTATCGCTTTTGGATGATCCAATGAATATCTCCGAAAATATTGCCCAGTTTGATCGAATCACTGATAAAGAATTGTATATTAACa aTTGTTCAACAATCTCAAGCATGTCATACATCCCCACTGATTACTATAATATCGATGTACAAATGGAAGAAGAGGTCTATTCATTGCCAATGCCAGAAAGTAGTAATGCAGATGACATGGAATCAAATCATGTGAAATCTTTGGgagtgaaaaaacaaaaatcatctgccgtgagaaaaaaatgttttagttCAGTTG ATCGCATTACATATGTTAAAGGTCAAGTTAACTCTGTAGAACCTGAGgacatatttttgttaatactTATGAAGTTACGAAGAAATATTTCAGATTTTGGATTGAGTATCTATTTTGGAATTAGCGAAGCTGTTGtccgcaatatttttaatacttggATCCATATGATTCACCAGCTTTGGTCATTGATAGATACTTGGCCATCCCGAGAAGTTGTCGACTTCTATATGCAAGAAggatttaaaaagttatatcCATCAACAAGAGTCATTGTTGATGCTACTGAAATACCCATTGATAAGCCATCAAATCTAATAGCTCAACAAGCAACATTTAGCACATATAAGAACAAAAATACTGTGAAAGTATTAGTAGGAGGATCACCTGACGGCATTTTATGCTATCATTCTGCAGCGTATGGAGGTAGTACAAGTGATAGGCAAATAGTAGAAAGATCGGATCTcgttaaaaaatgtcaaaaaggTGATTCCGTAATGGCAGATCGTGGTTTTAATGTGCAAGATATTTTTGAATCACAGGGAGTAACTGTCAATATACCTCACTTTTTGAAAGGTAAACAACTTCCTAGTGTGACAGTATTATCCGATCGCAAATTAGCATCGAAACGGGTACACATTGAACGATGA